In the Natrinema amylolyticum genome, one interval contains:
- a CDS encoding sensor histidine kinase, translating into MSTVIDDVRVLLRTTEGSYRPESVDAARVLADEVRKLETEWETVDVETSIPDRVFVRADDLLARIFGNLLSNAVEHNDAATPRVLIAVEPGPETVRFEIADNGPGIPEPERDALFDRVESRGSTHGLGLYLVDRLVARYDGTVELTETGPEGSRFAVELPAASSERDEKPPEDAAMTALLVE; encoded by the coding sequence TGATCGACGACGTCCGCGTGTTGCTCCGGACGACCGAGGGGAGCTACCGGCCCGAGTCCGTCGACGCCGCTCGCGTGCTGGCGGACGAGGTCCGAAAGCTCGAGACCGAGTGGGAGACGGTCGACGTGGAGACGTCGATCCCGGATCGCGTCTTCGTCCGCGCCGACGACCTCCTCGCCCGGATCTTCGGTAACCTCCTCTCGAACGCGGTCGAACATAACGACGCTGCGACGCCCCGCGTCTTGATCGCGGTCGAACCCGGCCCCGAGACCGTCCGGTTCGAAATCGCGGACAACGGACCCGGGATCCCCGAACCGGAGCGTGACGCTCTCTTCGACCGGGTCGAGAGCCGCGGGAGCACGCACGGACTGGGCCTCTATCTGGTCGATCGACTGGTCGCCCGCTACGACGGGACCGTCGAACTCACCGAAACCGGTCCCGAGGGAAGCCGCTTCGCGGTCGAACTCCCCGCGGCCTCGAGCGAACGGGACGAGAAACCGCCCGAAGACGCTGCGATGACAGCGCTCCTCGTGGAGTGA